Genomic DNA from Paenibacillus borealis:
TGTGGCTGACTCCTATGCTGTTACTGCGGCCCGCAAAGGACGCACCTCCTACGGAACGATCCGCAGTCTTGGCAGCCTGGGGACGGCGATTGGCGGTTATGCCGGAGGATTCTATCTTTCACATTTTGAAATTACTCAGCTCTGGATGCCGTTTCTGTTCCTGAGCCTGGGCGGGGCGGCAACAGTACTAACACTGTCACGCAGTACGGAGCGGACAGCAGCGGCCATTTCACTGTCGCAGGGAATGAAGGAGCTGCTGGGGAACCGGCTGTTTGTCCTGTTTTTGGTTGCCTGCTTTTTCGTAAACCAGACGCTTACGGCTTATAATTCCTTCTTCGTCCTGGCCTTTCAGGAAGCCGGGGGCAGCTACTCCCTGGTCGGAACAGCGCTGCTGCTCGCTTCATTAACTAATATCCCTTCGATGCTGCTGGCCGCCAGAATCCTGAAGCGGATCGGACATGAGCGGACGCTGCTGCTGGCTGCCTTCTTTTATGCGCTGCGCTGGGGTATCCAATGGCTGTTCCCTGTGCCGGCAGTTATGGTGGGGATTCAGGTGCTGCACGGACTGTCCTTCGGGCTCTTCTATGTGGCTGCGGTTGAATATGTGGCAGAGGCTTCCGGCAAAAGAATGCAGGCGACCGGACAAAGCTTGTTCAATATGGTTTTTTCCGGTCTTGGCGGGATTGTAGGGAACCTGCTGAACGGTTATTTGTTCTATTCCGGCGGTGCACAGATGATGTATCTGGCCTGCACGGTTAGTGCACTTATCGGCGCCGGCATGCTATATTGGATAAACCGAATGGCCAAGGCACCTGTGTGAGCTTTTCTTTCATCCCGCAGGCGGAAAGTTTCGGATTCCATTTCAAGAAGGGCGGGAGTACATATGAAGCGAAACTGGTCGAGCAGAATGATGTTCTCCTATTTCCCTATCTTTTTGCTGACCGTGTCGATCCTGATTTTCCTGTCGTTCCTGATTGTGGGCGAGCTTTCACGCAGTGAAACGAACAAAGCCAACCGCATCTCTACCGGCTACGTAGTAGATTCCCTGCAGAATGCTCTGAGTGATGTGGAATTATCCGTGCTCCAGGAGATGGAGACCAATCATGATTACGGCGATTTCCTGAACGGGCTGAGCGATGATGGTGACCGGACCCGGCTCTATAATACTGTAAAAGATATGAGTGCTGTCCTCTACCGCAATCAGCTGATTGACTCGATCTATATATACCGTAAGTGGGATGATAAGGTGCTGACACTCAGCGGGCTGGTGGACAGGGATGTGTTCGCAGACCGGGAATATCTGAACCAGGCGCTTGCGGGGAATAATGAGCGGAACTGGAGTGATGTGCGTACGCTGCGAATATTCAGCTCTGACCAGCCGGTGCGGGTGATCAGTATGCCGAAGAAGCTGCCGCTTCCCTTCGGGGCCGAGGGGATGATCGTCGTCAACTTAAGCATGTACCGGGTGGAACAGATGATTGACAGCATGACGAACAGCCAGGTGTCCTTCATGCGTGTGGTCGATAGTCAGGGACAACTGATTTATACCGCCCACCGGGAAAATAATATACAGGAAGGCAGTGTGCTCACCCGCATCTATTCGGATAACACAGGCTGGACTTTTGAGAGCGGCATCCGTGCGGGCGAGCTATTCGCCTGGATGTCAGTTGTGTCTTATCTTTGGATTATTATCGGCATCCTGACCGTTGTGCTGGGCACGCTCTATATTCTATATATCACCCGCAAGAACTACCGGCCGATCCAGGCGATGATGAACCGGATTCAGGCGCTGCAGTTCCGCGAGGAGAGCCTGGACAGCAAATCTCGCAGCGAGCTGGTGCTGATCGACCAGGCACTGGAGACGCTGATTAACCAGACGGTAAGCTATCAGGAGCAGTATGATGAGAACCTGCTGGTGCAGCGCCGTCAGCTGTTCCTGGATCTGATGGAGGGGGAACGGGGCGATTCCCCGGATGAGAAGCTGGAGCGGTTCAAGCCGTTCACGGAAGAGGCTGAAGCCTACGCGTTTATTGCAGCCGAAATGAATCAGTATGACGAATTCCGCCGCAAATATCCGGCCAAGGAGCAGAATATGCTCAAGCTGACGCTGATGAATCTGTTTCAGGAGCTGGCGGCGGAAGAAGGCCTGCAGGGCTGGGCCGAGTGGGTGAGCGGCAACCGGATTGGACTCATCATCGGCAGCGGTGCCGGTCTGAAGGATGACAAAATCACTCTGCGTAAACTCGCGGAACGTTATCTCCGCTGGGTCAGTGACAACCTGGGGTTGTCGCTGGCGATTGGAGTAGGCCCGGTTGTTAGCGGTCTGGAGGCCATATCGGAGTCCTGCCAGGCAGCGGAGACGGCACTGCAGCATAAGCTGTCGCTCGGCAAAGATATGGTGGTGCTGAGCGACAGCCTGCCGGACCGTTCCACACTGCATTCCTACAAATACCTGCAGATGCTGAGCGAGATTGTCCGTGAATTCCGGATCGCCGATGAGAATTGGCGGAAGCGGGTGGACGAGCTGTTCGTCTGGTTCAGCGGTGATCAGATCAGGGATGAAGAGATTCATATGCTGCTGCACATGCTGATTCAGATGCTTGACCGGGAGCTGGGGCAGCTGTCGGACAGCCTGCGGCGGATTTTTGCCGGGCCGAGTCTACAGGGCTATTACAGTGAGATCGAGGCGCAGACCACGCTGGAGCAGGTGCACACAGTAATGCTGAAGTGGCTGGCGGAAATTTACCGGATCTATGTCTCCGTCAATGAATCGAAAAGCTACCGGGCGATGATCAGCGAGATGAAGGTATATATAGAAGAGAATTTCGATAATCCCGATCTTTCCCTTAAGCATCTAAGCGACCGGTTCCAAATTTCGGGCAAATATGCCAGCCATCTGTTCAAAGAGGAATTCAATATGAAATTCGTCGATTTCCTGACCCAGCTGCGGATGCAGCGCGCGGAATATCTGCTTGCGACAACCAGCGATAATCTTCAGGACATCGCCCTGAAGCTGGGCTATACCAGTTCGATTACGTTCGGCCGGGTCTTCAAAAGGGTCGTCGGGGTTACACCGGGTGACTACCGCAAGCACCGGATGAAACCGGGAGCGGAGGATTAGGACAACGGATGAGGGTGTCCGGTGCATAACACTTAAGACTATAACCAGCCAGCCAAGTGCCAATCCATAGGGAATGGGAGAAGTCGTGTGCCGGCATCTAATTAGCTTATAATGAGGGCCTCTCAAGTTAACGACTGGAGAATTGTTGTATATATTGCAACTCTAGTCCGCAGATGCCGGAGTATTTGAGCAGATTGTTGTACGAAATACAAGAATTGTTCCAATAATCGGCTTGGATGGCGAGAATTGCTGCATTTCGTACAACAATTCCTGCTTACGGCTGATTTGACGGGCAGAATGTTGTATTCTGTGCAGGAATTGCGGCATCAGCTCATTATTTTAGTCAGCAGTCACCTTATCTTAAGCACATTAGGAGGGGGGATATCGGGGAAAGTGAGTTGAATCGGGGATTCTTGCGGCAATAGCCTATGGAAAGCCCAAGTATTCGCTGCTCTGAAGAGTAAAGTCTGTTGTCATTTAACGGGAGACTTCTCTGTGACGGCCTTGACAGCCCTTTCACCGTTTGGGTATGGTAGTCTGGTCAGAATAGAAGGAGGTTCAGCTGAATGTCAGGATTGCTAGGGAATCATTTCATTACGCAGATTGGAATTCTGGTGAACGATATCGAGAAGGTGAGCGCGGCGTATGCGGACTTCTTTGGCATCGAGAAACCGGAGATTGGCATTACAGATACGGCCGATATTGCTCAGACTAACTATAATGGTGAGGCGACGGAGGCTCGGGCGAAGCTGGCTTTTTTCGATATGGGCTCCCTGCAGCTGGAGCTGATTGAACCGGATCATCAGCCGAGCACATGGCGCGATTATCTCAATGAGCACGGGGAAGGGCTTCACCATATTGCTTTTGCAGTGGAGGGAATGAAGGATAAGATTATGCTGCTCGAAGGCAAAGGCTTCCCGCTTCAGCAGAAGGGGGAGTACACCGGAGGACGTTATGCTTATATGGATACGTTCAAAGAGTTGAAGGTGATCCTGGAGCTGCTGGAGAACGATAAATAATTAAGAGTGCCATAGAGGAGGGATTATCGTATGAATATACTGATTACAGGAGCCGGACGCGGACTGGGGATGGATCTGGTTGCTATCGCGCTGGAACGCGGGCATTCAGTTATTGCCGGTGTGCGTGATTTGAGCCGAGGGCAAGACGCATTGTCCGGGCTTAGCGCAGATTATGGAGACAAGCTGACGGTGGCTGCGCTCGATGTTACGGACGAAGCGGGGATCGCCGCGCTTGCTGCCAGTCTGAAGGAAGAGGGGCGGACGCTGGGCTCCATTGTTA
This window encodes:
- a CDS encoding MFS transporter; this encodes MNNTAIIPLEARTELLKLRLLYLLSGLAGGLFNPYLTTLFVHQGIGANVVGVLMSIGTLLSIVVQPVWGLMVDRYRQTKLVLLLSISVPAVLSCLYGFKYTAIIIMVYILSIVFQATQSPVADSYAVTAARKGRTSYGTIRSLGSLGTAIGGYAGGFYLSHFEITQLWMPFLFLSLGGAATVLTLSRSTERTAAAISLSQGMKELLGNRLFVLFLVACFFVNQTLTAYNSFFVLAFQEAGGSYSLVGTALLLASLTNIPSMLLAARILKRIGHERTLLLAAFFYALRWGIQWLFPVPAVMVGIQVLHGLSFGLFYVAAVEYVAEASGKRMQATGQSLFNMVFSGLGGIVGNLLNGYLFYSGGAQMMYLACTVSALIGAGMLYWINRMAKAPV
- a CDS encoding helix-turn-helix domain-containing protein, whose protein sequence is MKRNWSSRMMFSYFPIFLLTVSILIFLSFLIVGELSRSETNKANRISTGYVVDSLQNALSDVELSVLQEMETNHDYGDFLNGLSDDGDRTRLYNTVKDMSAVLYRNQLIDSIYIYRKWDDKVLTLSGLVDRDVFADREYLNQALAGNNERNWSDVRTLRIFSSDQPVRVISMPKKLPLPFGAEGMIVVNLSMYRVEQMIDSMTNSQVSFMRVVDSQGQLIYTAHRENNIQEGSVLTRIYSDNTGWTFESGIRAGELFAWMSVVSYLWIIIGILTVVLGTLYILYITRKNYRPIQAMMNRIQALQFREESLDSKSRSELVLIDQALETLINQTVSYQEQYDENLLVQRRQLFLDLMEGERGDSPDEKLERFKPFTEEAEAYAFIAAEMNQYDEFRRKYPAKEQNMLKLTLMNLFQELAAEEGLQGWAEWVSGNRIGLIIGSGAGLKDDKITLRKLAERYLRWVSDNLGLSLAIGVGPVVSGLEAISESCQAAETALQHKLSLGKDMVVLSDSLPDRSTLHSYKYLQMLSEIVREFRIADENWRKRVDELFVWFSGDQIRDEEIHMLLHMLIQMLDRELGQLSDSLRRIFAGPSLQGYYSEIEAQTTLEQVHTVMLKWLAEIYRIYVSVNESKSYRAMISEMKVYIEENFDNPDLSLKHLSDRFQISGKYASHLFKEEFNMKFVDFLTQLRMQRAEYLLATTSDNLQDIALKLGYTSSITFGRVFKRVVGVTPGDYRKHRMKPGAED
- a CDS encoding VOC family protein, giving the protein MSGLLGNHFITQIGILVNDIEKVSAAYADFFGIEKPEIGITDTADIAQTNYNGEATEARAKLAFFDMGSLQLELIEPDHQPSTWRDYLNEHGEGLHHIAFAVEGMKDKIMLLEGKGFPLQQKGEYTGGRYAYMDTFKELKVILELLENDK